One window from the genome of Acinetobacter sp. LoGeW2-3 encodes:
- a CDS encoding urea amidolyase associated protein UAAP2: MTALQQFEKTVLSEICPAGEAWMCEVKKGQYFRIIDLEGNQAVDTLFISAENPEERYSATDTLAINQQIYLEKGITLYSNFGRAIAVINDDNCGRHDTLGGACSCESNTVRYAHDKYPMHSCRNNFMYALAKHPVAKKHGLNVRHIGPNINFFMNVPVTADGHLKFDDGISAPGKYVEIKAEMDLIVLISNCPQLNNPCNAYNPTQIQLVVREGEEA; this comes from the coding sequence ATGACAGCTCTACAACAATTCGAAAAAACCGTACTTAGCGAAATCTGTCCTGCCGGTGAAGCATGGATGTGCGAAGTCAAAAAAGGCCAGTATTTCCGCATTATTGATCTTGAAGGGAATCAGGCAGTCGATACCTTATTTATCTCTGCTGAAAATCCTGAAGAGCGTTATAGCGCAACCGATACACTGGCGATTAACCAGCAAATTTATCTGGAAAAAGGCATCACTTTATACAGCAACTTTGGCCGTGCCATTGCCGTAATCAATGACGATAACTGTGGCCGTCACGACACTTTAGGCGGTGCATGTTCATGTGAAAGTAATACCGTCCGTTATGCACATGACAAATACCCAATGCATAGCTGCCGTAACAATTTTATGTATGCGCTGGCAAAACATCCGGTCGCGAAAAAACATGGCTTAAACGTGCGTCACATCGGTCCAAACATCAACTTCTTTATGAATGTGCCGGTGACTGCCGATGGTCACCTGAAATTTGATGATGGTATTTCGGCACCGGGCAAGTATGTGGAAATCAAGGCGGAAATGGACCTGATCGTACTGATCTCGAACTGTCCGCAATTGAACAACCCATGTAATGCCTATAACCCGACACAAATCCAGCTAGTTGTACGTGAAGGCGAGGAGGCTTAA
- a CDS encoding urea amidolyase associated protein UAAP1, which translates to MGVIDNKYHNNQTLWTEILPGGHHWSGRIQKGAVLQFKALGTNANLSLFCVNAEDKLERYNMPDSLKGQHTAYLTAGNVLYSDLGRVMASIVKDEAGWNDTFCGPSRPEQIEKQFGIRTFQDARNDMYQSGLDGLLVELSKFSLGQTDLSATVNLFSKVTPNDAGALSYVPSDNTDQIIELRFEMDCLVFLSAAPHGLDNSAEYQPADIQLSLFKANSLGETDICRDSCPQNQRAFQNNARYYALSNV; encoded by the coding sequence ATGGGCGTAATAGACAATAAGTACCATAACAATCAAACACTTTGGACTGAAATCCTGCCGGGAGGGCATCATTGGTCCGGGCGCATTCAAAAAGGTGCGGTTCTGCAATTCAAGGCACTCGGTACCAATGCCAACTTATCTCTGTTCTGTGTCAATGCTGAAGACAAACTAGAACGTTACAACATGCCAGATAGTCTGAAAGGCCAACATACCGCATACCTGACAGCAGGTAATGTGCTGTATTCCGATCTGGGTCGTGTGATGGCTTCCATCGTCAAAGATGAAGCTGGCTGGAACGATACCTTCTGTGGTCCATCCCGTCCTGAACAGATTGAAAAGCAGTTTGGCATCCGTACCTTCCAGGATGCCCGCAATGACATGTACCAAAGCGGTTTAGATGGTCTGTTGGTTGAATTATCTAAATTCTCTCTAGGCCAGACTGACCTGAGTGCGACCGTGAATCTATTCTCTAAAGTGACGCCAAATGATGCCGGTGCATTGTCTTATGTGCCTTCAGACAATACCGATCAAATCATTGAACTGCGTTTTGAAATGGATTGTCTGGTGTTCCTGTCTGCTGCACCGCATGGTCTGGATAATAGTGCGGAATATCAACCAGCTGACATTCAATTGTCATTATTTAAAGCCAATAGCTTGGGCGAAACCGATATTTGTCGCGACTCCTGTCCACAGAACCAGCGTGCATTCCAGAACAACGCACGTTACTACGCACTTTCTAACGTTTAA